In one window of Thermanaerothrix sp. DNA:
- a CDS encoding M20/M25/M40 family metallo-hydrolase has translation MGAEGADQVYGGPECAVDTQKRLRDELIRLCRIPSPSALGDGEDGVMSLIERQLEEIREMSGGRLKIFKYKVPNDPFGRSHVAALLKGMGPRTVILTGHVDVVDASPYGRLKDLAFEPELLEEAMRGLEGLPTEVKEDLESRRYLFGRGVLDMKAGLVLEMNLLRELACSKFEAGNVLFCPVVDEERDSVGMRGALSFLKGLMDSEGLEYVACVNTEPCDLGGTGVGRPVYIGSVGKLMPFVLVLGKPSHVGEPWLGISAAHLGGQMVSDLDAAPWSSDKIGGDRLPPMACMEMSVIRESYSVTIPDMVLLYFNKLTVKDDHGSFLFCFKQACGESLKRAIKDWEERFSICGLPSPAPAGEIKILEAREVFDRARSNGFREDSIIYEQTSDGMDTRKKSLMVLLEAIKTLSLDPPAAVVGFLPPYYPPKVNRNKSLNEKRLRKLAEGLCNSWSNRWGEPFVLKEAFGGITDLSFLGGCASREDIGAVLDNMPGGGLVYPLDLDAMGALDVPVINIGVGGRDAHKWTERLDVEFSFRMVPYMLIDFVRGIFSDDLAN, from the coding sequence ATGGGAGCCGAAGGCGCTGATCAGGTCTATGGTGGTCCTGAATGTGCGGTTGACACACAGAAGAGGTTGAGAGATGAGTTGATAAGGCTTTGCAGGATTCCAAGCCCATCGGCTCTGGGGGATGGGGAAGACGGCGTCATGTCCTTGATAGAAAGGCAGCTTGAAGAGATAAGAGAGATGAGCGGAGGGAGGTTAAAAATATTTAAATACAAGGTTCCTAATGACCCCTTTGGCAGGAGCCATGTGGCGGCGTTGCTTAAGGGGATGGGGCCACGGACGGTCATACTGACAGGCCATGTGGATGTGGTGGACGCATCGCCCTATGGAAGGCTTAAGGATTTGGCCTTTGAGCCGGAGCTTTTGGAAGAAGCCATGAGGGGGTTGGAGGGTCTACCGACAGAAGTGAAGGAAGACCTTGAAAGCCGCAGGTACCTCTTCGGAAGAGGCGTTTTGGACATGAAGGCTGGATTGGTCCTTGAGATGAACCTGCTTCGGGAGCTTGCATGTTCAAAGTTTGAGGCCGGCAACGTTCTCTTTTGTCCAGTGGTGGACGAGGAGAGGGATTCTGTTGGTATGAGGGGGGCCCTTTCATTTCTAAAAGGGCTTATGGACTCTGAGGGGCTGGAGTATGTGGCTTGTGTTAACACTGAACCCTGTGATCTTGGTGGCACCGGTGTCGGAAGGCCTGTCTACATAGGGTCGGTTGGCAAATTGATGCCCTTTGTGCTGGTGCTTGGCAAGCCTTCCCACGTGGGGGAGCCTTGGCTTGGTATAAGCGCGGCTCATTTAGGAGGCCAGATGGTGTCAGATCTCGATGCAGCCCCCTGGAGCTCCGATAAAATCGGCGGTGATAGGTTGCCTCCCATGGCTTGCATGGAAATGTCTGTTATAAGGGAAAGTTACTCGGTTACCATCCCGGATATGGTTTTGTTGTATTTTAACAAGCTTACCGTCAAAGATGACCATGGCTCGTTTTTGTTTTGCTTTAAGCAGGCATGTGGTGAATCTCTAAAGCGAGCCATCAAAGATTGGGAAGAGAGGTTCTCCATCTGCGGCTTACCCTCTCCTGCGCCAGCAGGGGAAATAAAGATCCTCGAGGCCAGGGAGGTATTTGATAGGGCAAGAAGTAATGGCTTTAGAGAGGACTCGATCATATACGAGCAGACGTCAGATGGCATGGACACCAGGAAAAAGTCATTAATGGTTCTTTTAGAGGCAATAAAGACATTGTCACTTGATCCTCCGGCCGCAGTGGTAGGCTTTTTGCCCCCCTACTATCCCCCAAAGGTTAATAGGAACAAATCGTTAAATGAAAAAAGGCTTCGCAAGTTGGCAGAGGGTTTGTGTAACAGCTGGAGCAACAGGTGGGGAGAACCCTTTGTGTTGAAGGAGGCCTTTGGAGGGATAACGGACCTCAGTTTCCTTGGTGGTTGTGCTTCGAGGGAGGACATTGGGGCTGTTCTCGATAACATGCCCGGGGGCGGCCTGGTGTACCCCTTGGACTTGGATGCCATGGGGGCGCTAGATGTCCCCGTTATAAATATAGGGGTGGGAGGTAGGGATGCCCACAAGTGGACAGAGCGGCTGGATGTAGAATTTTCATTCCGCATGGTGCCTTATATGTTGATTGATTTTGTAAGAGGCATTTTTAGTGACGATCTTGCGAATTAA